The stretch of DNA CTAGGCCAGGTGCTGAGGCTTTCCTTGGtttcttcgccggcgacgagccgaCGAGCACCCACCAGGTACTTCCACCCcatcccttcccttcccttcccttcccttatGCTGTGCGAAGCTGAGCACCGAAACCCTAACCTAAAGCTATTTAGCAATTTGAGAATCCTCCTAACTTCGAAGTTTTTGCAAAATTATTGGGTGTACATGTGTACACTCATGTCCCTTTACTGGATCCGCCCCAGTCTGTTGAACACTGCCTCTCAACTATTTTCTTCAGGTGGGGCTGCAAAACAAATAAGGAGTGCTCGCACCAATCTCTGTTTGCTTGTACTACATGGTAGTACTAAAAGGGAGTATTAATGACTGCATGACCCTTTCAAGGGAGTATTAATGATCGCATGACCTTGTTGAGGGAGTATAAATGACTGTGTTATCCTTTTTGGCACAATGGAAGGGAATAACCTACCCTCTGGAAGCTTGATGCAAGGAGCAGCTTATGGTAATTTGGACTTGCATCATCACAGCCATATGCAAATGCCTGCACCAAGCTCTGGAAACCAGGCTTTCAACCACTCTCAGATGCCTGCCAATTTCCCCATTTGTCTGAACCAGGTTACAGATTCGGATCAGCTGCCTGAATTTCAATTTGGAGAGCACGGCAAGGTCAGtcaccaccatcaccatcaccatcaccagCAGCACGCAAAGAATAGCatgagtgatgatgaggagcatGGTGTGCATGAGGATGCCACTGATAGCCAGACCAGCAAGGGAAAGAAGGGTTCTGCATGGCATCGGATGAAGTGGACTGATTCGATGGTTAGGCTTTTAATTACTGCAGCATCCTATGCCGGGGAGGATCCAGGAGCTGATTTAGGAGGTGGTAGGAGAAGCTGTGCAATGATGCAGAAGAAAGGCAAGTGGAAGGCCATATCAAAAGTCATGGGTGAGCGAGGCTGCCTCGTGTCGCCACAGCAGTGTGAGGATAAGTTCAATGACCTCAATAAGAGGTATAAAAGGCTTACAGATATCCTTGGTCGGGGTACTACTTGCAGAGTTGTGGCGAATCCAGAACTTCTGGATGGCATGACTAATCTCTCTGATAAGATGAAAGATGATGCAAGGAAGATTTTGAGCTCTAAGCACTTGTTCTATGAAGAGATGTGCTCCTATCACAACAATAATAGGTTCAGTTTACCTGAAGATCCTGCACTTCAGCGTTCATTGCAGCTTGCTCTTAAGTCTAAAGATGAGCATGATGCAAGGAAGAGAGCAAGTGGAGATGCTGATGAAGATGATCAAAGTGCAGATACTGATTATGAGGAAGAGAATGATGATGAGCATCCCATGGTGCATGTCAATAAGGGGACCCTACCCATGCATAAAAGAATGCGGTACATGGCTGCGGATATGGAAGATGCAGGTTTCGGCAACTCTTCCAGCTCACATGACTGTAGCAGGAGATCTGACCCCCATAGCATTGCAGTGGACATCAACAAAGCTTTTCCAGATGGAACTAACTTGGCTTTGGTGCAAAAAGACTTGGCTACACAGTCTGCGGAGATTGAGAAACAGCGCATGGAAATTGAAGTTGAGGCATTGGAGCTTGCAAAGCAACGTCTCAAGTGGGAGATATTTAGTAAGAAGAAGGACAGAGAGCTAGAAAAGATGAGGTTGGAAAATGAACAGATGAAGATGGAGAATAGACGTTTGGAGCTAGAGGTAAGAGACAAGGAGTTGGAGCTTGAACGCAAGTTACAAGGCAGTGGCAGTCATGCAATGACATGATAACATCTTTGAAATTGCGAAGATTGAAATGCAAGATGGTAAGCTTAGTCTCCAGTTATCACTACCCATAGAAATAATTTCGAGTAACTCATTTCTAATTCCATCACTAAATCCTTGGTATTGATGTGCTGCTACTCTGCTAGAGTGCTAGGTGCTATTGGTATCGAATACTTCActcaatgttttttttttggttctgcAGAtgtttcagaaaaacaagaactTGAAATTCCAATACATGCCTAGGGGACCATGCAGTCCTTGAGATATTTTGACTGATTTGCACTAAGAGTTCTACTAACCTTAGTGATCAATCTTTGTTATCCTTTGTATACCCACATTTTCCATAGACTGGCTATTTAATATGGTGACATGCTTATTTTACATCCTCAATTATGGCAGAAAAGCACAGTAGAGGCTCATCACATGCATGGGCAGTTGACTAACCCTAATGGGCCCCTCAACTCTCATACTACCGACCCGCGCATGGGCAGCCAGATGACAAGGGCAGGGATAGAAGGCCGCTGCCCCTAATAGATTGATATTCTTCTTGCTTGCCTTGATTGATATAtctcctctccttatatagggaAGCTTACTTGACTCCTAAGCAAGATGCCTAATCTTATCTCCAACCCTAACCCGAATAGGCCTCTCATACTACTGACCCGGGCCGTAAGGCCTAGCCGACTgtgcatgacatcatgcattgcAAGTACACTTCGGTGATCAATTATAGATGTTTGCTTCCAAATTGGTTGGCTGAGGTTTGTCAAAAGAACTTCACAATGCTTCCCTGCCTGCCTTGAAGAAATGTAGAGTCCTTCCATGGGGCAATATTATTTTTAAACAAAAGTTAGTGTAATTTAATATGCTTTCCTCAACAATCAACATCCTATAGATTTACGAACTAACAGTAGTCTGAATTGCTGGAATGTTTGATAGAGTATATAATATACTCTATACAGTCATATCATATGTACATTGCCTAATATCCAGTGCTGTGTAGATTGCAGGCTTTCTATTGATATACATACATAAGGAGATTTTATTGGCAACCTGAGAAACGACCTATTCTTCTGTTGTTGTATTTGAAAACCTTTACTGAAGGACCGTGGTGTATATTCTGAATATGCAGTGTGTGTTATACTTATGATATACTGTAGTTGTTATGtggctggtggggatcgagggagATGGATTGGGATTGAAGGAGCGGCGGCGGAAGCCGTGAACGGTACCCGCTACTACTGTAGCGCGGGTACTGTTCAGGGAGGCGGCTGTGAGAGCGAGAGAGGAGGCTAGGGTTTTGGGCGCTAGGAACGCCGGCCGCGGGGCTCTGCCCACGGCCAGCAAGAGAGAAGGGATTTCCTTCTAATCTCTTGCTTGATTAGATTGATACAtctcctctctttatatagagaGGTTTACTTGAGTTACAAGCAAGACTTACTTGACCCCTAAGCAAGCGACTAATTAACCCTAATGGGCTAAGGCCCAATAGGTCCTTGACTCTTCTAACAGTAGTCGACCACTTCACCTATTAGCTAtgttcttttgcttagtataatTTGTGTCGTGGGGAACAAAATTGCTGGCTAAACTTAGAACATGAACTACTTCCTGGCATGCCTCATCAATAATCATCCTTTCCTTTTGGGTAGCAGGTTTAGACACTTTTGTAGTACATATAGAGTTCTTGCAGAAGCAGCACCAGGAGTCAGAAGCATTTCACATGTAGTTTGCTATCTTTGCTCCATTTCCTTGAGGCAGCCAGGTTGCTCCATGTGCTGATATTTGATAGTGGTGTTACGAAATACCTTGCTTCCACATTTAGATTACTGAAACAAAGTCTGAAGACCGAAAAGAATATGCTATGGTGCATGCAGACCTTACTTGTCAATTGACATGAAGCTATACTGTTGTCTGATACCATAttctttgtgaaaatgctagcaTCGCATCATTTTTTGCCTTTTGTTTTTCGCCCAGCTATTCTACACTGCCAAGTTTTCCCCTGATTTTCTTACCCTTTTGGTCCTTTCAGGTTGCTGTTGGCATTGATGTTAATTCTTCTTAGAGCAGAGCACTGCAATAAAATTGACAGGCACAATGTCAACCATGCATCTCTCCGTGGATTGCAGTCGAGAAGAAATGGTTTTATGATGTCAAGGATGACGATTCTCTTCATGGATTGCAATATGCTTTGTATATTGGAGGGGCAGGATTTTACTGCAACTCCGAAGTCTAAACGGGCGCACCAGTAACCAGAAATTATATCGAAGTAAATTCATAAAAGCATGCCGACTGTTATTTTTGTTGTAAATCTTTTGCGTACAGCTGTAACAAGGCTTGATTGTTCGTCCAGAATTTCAGATGTCCTCGAGTCTTACCTTTGTTATCATTGtgccattttttttttgaaagaaagaaaGCACAGATACAGTGTGCATTTAATTCCATCATATTTCATGCCTATACAAATGGGGGTCTAGCAAGGGAGCCGGCTGGTTAAACGAATAAAACCCAGAAAAGAAATACACGTCTGTTGTGTGTTGCTGGAAGGGGTGCAAGGATTATTTGGAATGAGCCCTTGTGGTTAGCCTGTACATACTTGCTTGAAGTTCAGATTAGCTGGTGCTAGGGAGGCTCACCCAAGGTTCCAAGAACTTGTTGCTGCTGTGCCACTGCCTCACAAGTAATCCGAAGTCAAATGTACGGAACATCTAGAGAGCGGCAAGATGACAAATCCCTTCTCCGAAAAGCCGTGGTTGAAAGtatataagacaagcgaacaaacacatgcatggagtattaaatataaacgaaaataaaaactaactgcatagTTTGTGTAAATTGCGAGATAAATATTTTAAACCTGGTTagttccataattagacaatatttattaaataaaaacgaaaatatcaCAGTAtctaaaccaaaaaaattttcactGAGAAACAACAAATCGACCCCCCATCCCCCCAGAAAAAATACCATTCCAAACATGGAGGCAAAGAAAACGACTCCTATTCACATTCACCGGACTATTCCCACCACGGGAAAAGAAAGAtgcccaccaccaccgcctagaAATTTGAGTGAAAAAACGCGCAAACTCGGTTTGTTTTCCCCCACGCTGCCGCTAAAACCATTTCCCTTTTCACCCGTGTGCTTCGCGGAAAACGAACGCCCTCTCTCTCACCTCACCTCACCTCACCTCACATGCGAGCGCGTTGTCTGTTGTGGTCGCTCCGCACGTGAAGTAACACTTGTCCAGCGCCCAGCCACCACCACACCTTGTTCCTtcgcctcctcttcctcctcccgtCGGGTCGcctccctcctcttcctccccctTTCCTCTCTCCCCCCCACCCCACCTCGCCTCCTCCCCGGATCCGCATGGCGCATCCGCAGTCCGTCCCGTAGCAGCGGCTCGCCCCACCGCCCGCTCGCTGCCCCGTCCCAGGTGCGTGCTCGCGCGGATCCGTGCCGCCTCCCCCTTCCCTTTTTCCCCTTGGATGTGGCGGATTCGTGCTGTAGGAGCGGGGGTCGGGCTCCCCGGAGGTGGGAATGAGGGTTGCTCAGCTGGGTACACGCGGTTCGGCTCGTATCGTACCGGAATTCGGGCGGGATTTGGTAGGCAGGACAGGACGCGCGGCTCGCTTTTAGCTGTCGATTTGGCATCGAAATTACTAGTTGTCGATTTGGCATCCGAATTACTGGGATTTGGGTGCGTGTCCAGAGGTGGCTCTCGCCCGACCATCCTACGGGGGCTAGCCGTAGCTGCATCCGCCGAAAGCGGCGCATTGCACATTAGGCGTGGTGTGCGCAGGCATGTCCAAATCTTGCGTTGTGCGTGGTTTTATACGTGGTCAATTCAATACAGGCGTACCATGtgtgctgttttttttttctttttgctccGGCGACCTGGAATTAGTTTTGTGGCTGTTATTTTCCCGCAGACTCTGCTATGGTGTTAAGTTTATATTGGATCTTGAGTGATACTGCTGTAGTTTCAATCGAAATAGCTAAACTTAAATGTGCACTGCTCGTTCTGCTGTGTTCTTtcctacttttttttttctcgatctCTCTTCTTTCTAAAAAAATTGTCACACAACGTGCTTTGAGCTATACATCATTTCTAGGTTCATGAACCTGCTTTGAGCTGCGCATTATTTCTAGGTGCGGTTATTTGATGCATATGGTGGAATGGTCACAAGTCAACTCACAACACACAAAAGTTAGTAGAGTGACCCATAcaatatttgtttttttttttggttgcgATGATTGATGTACTGTGTTGGCACAAAAGAAATGCAAGAGGAGGATAGGTTCTCCCTCTCCACTGTTTACAATGACTGGTTGTACTGATGTATGGCTTCAAATATTGTACAAGGCATGTTTTTAGAGTTAAAGCtatgtatatagaaaagataaaatgacttacaatttagaatggagggagtactttttTTTCCTCTTCTCTTTCTTAGAAAAAATGGCACACAACCTGCTTTGTGCTGCACATCATTTCTAGGTGTGGTTATTTGATGCATACGGTGGCGTGGTCACAAGTCAACTACTCAACTCACAACGCACAGCAGTTAGCTGAGTGACCCAtacattattattattttggttGCGATGATTGATGTACTGTGTTGGGACAAAAGAAATGCAAGAGGAGGATAGGTTCTGCCCTGTTTACATTGACTGATTGTACTAATACATCTGAGAAATTATATGATGAGCTTCGAAAGGCATGTTTTTAGAGTTTTATCTTTGGGTTGCTGCTTCTCTGTTATTTTGAATTAATCAGCGTAGTTCTGTTCTTACCAGAGAGAAATTTCAGAGGATAACGCGAGCTTTCTTTTCCCTTGTTAGGCAGGCTCATCTTTCCACAGTCATTGGAGGACCTTTGATGTTTCAGCACTTGTGACGTTTAGTAGATGTCTTTCCGCAGCATTGTGCGTGATGTAAGGGATGGCTTTGGGAGCTTGTCTCGAAGAGGGTTTGAGGTGAAGATTCTGGGCCACCGCAGAGGGAGATCTCATGGTGCTGTCCATGAGCTGCATGATCCAGCCCCAGTGATCCAGAGCAGCTGTTGGGCTAATTTGCCCCCGGAATTGCTTCGGGATGTGATTGAGAGGTTGGAAGCCAGTG from Sorghum bicolor cultivar BTx623 chromosome 8, Sorghum_bicolor_NCBIv3, whole genome shotgun sequence encodes:
- the LOC8079857 gene encoding uncharacterized protein LOC8079857, producing MEGNNLPSGSLMQGAAYGNLDLHHHSHMQMPAPSSGNQAFNHSQMPANFPICLNQVTDSDQLPEFQFGEHGKVSHHHHHHHHQQHAKNSMSDDEEHGVHEDATDSQTSKGKKGSAWHRMKWTDSMVRLLITAASYAGEDPGADLGGGRRSCAMMQKKGKWKAISKVMGERGCLVSPQQCEDKFNDLNKRYKRLTDILGRGTTCRVVANPELLDGMTNLSDKMKDDARKILSSKHLFYEEMCSYHNNNRFSLPEDPALQRSLQLALKSKDEHDARKRASGDADEDDQSADTDYEEENDDEHPMVHVNKGTLPMHKRMRYMAADMEDAGFGNSSSSHDCSRRSDPHSIAVDINKAFPDGTNLALVQKDLATQSAEIEKQRMEIEVEALELAKQRLKWEIFSKKKDRELEKMRLENEQMKMENRRLELEVRDKELELERKLQGSGSHAMT